The window AGCGCGTTCCTGGTGATCGTGTTCGTCAGCGCCTGGCAGTTCATCCCGCTGCACATGCTGCTCTACCAGGGCGGCGCCCGGCAGATCCCGGCGACGCTGTACCAGGCGGCCGAGATCGACGGGGCGGGAAGGCTGCGGGCGTTCTGGTACATCACGCTGCCCCAGCTCAGGCACACCATCACCACGTCGTCGGTGCTGATGGTGGTGGGCGCGCTGACCTACTTCGACACCGTGCTCATCATGACCGGGGGCGGGCCCGGCACCAACACCACCATCGTCCCGTACCTGATGTACCAGGCCGGTTTCCAGAGCTGGGAGCTGGGCTACGCCAGCGCCGTCGCGTTCACCCTGGTGGTGACGGCGACGCTGATCGCCCTGCTCCTGGTCCGCTTCACCGGTTTCGGCGACATGCGCAGCACCCGGGAGGGAATGTGACCGCCAGTACGGCCGAGAGGCCCGCCGTCCGGCAGCGCCCCACCGGCCGACGCCCCGCCCTCCCCCGGCGGCGGCCGGGCCGCCGGCGCCCCAACGTCCTGGCCGGGCTGGGCGCCCTGGTGTGGCTGGCCGTCGTGGGGGTGCCGCTGTACGCGCTGCTCGTGGCCACGGTGCAGCGCTCCGAGAACTACACCTCCGCGGGGCCGCTCACCCCGCCCGCGGACCCGACCCTGGGCAACTACGTCAAGGCGATCGAGAACGGGGTGCTGGGCTTCGTGCTCAACACCGCGATCGTCACCGTCGCGGTGGTGGCGATCGTGCTGGTGCTCGCCTCCATGACCGGGTTCGCCGTGGTGCGCTCGCGCACCCGGTGGACCACGGGGGTGTTCCGGATGTTCCTGCTGGGGCTGGCGATCCCGTCCCAGGCGGTGATCATCCCGGTGTACCTGATCATCATCGAACTGGGGCTCTACGACACCCTGACCGCCATCGTGCTGCCCACGGCGGCGTTCGCGCTGCCGGTGTGCGTGCTGATCCTGGTGGGGTCGATGCGCGACATCTCCGAGGAGCTGTACGAGGCCATGGCCCTGGACGGCGCGGGCCCGGTGCGCACCTTCCTCCAGCTGGTGGTGCCGATGTCGCGGTCGGGGCTGAGCACCATCGGCGTGTACGCCGCGCTCCAGGCCTGGAACGGGTTCCTGTTCCCGCTGATCCTCACCCAGTCGGCGGACAACCGGCTGATCACCATGGGCCTGTTCGAGTTCCAGGGCGAGTACCGCGTGGACGTGCCCGGCATGCTGGCCGCGGTCGTGCTGGCGACCCTGCCGCTCTTCCTCGTGTACCTCTTCGCGCGCCGCTCCCTGGTGCGCGGCATGATGGGGGTCGGTGGAAAGTAGCCCCGGGCCACTCCACTCCCGCCCGGCGGCCGAGGCCGCGCGAGGCCCCTCCCCCCGGTGCCCGTCCTCTGTCAGGGCCTTCGCCCTGAGGCGGGCACCGGGGGCACCTTCGCCTACTCCCCGTTTCTGGGCAGCAGGGACCCCAGCGGGCCCAGGTCCAGGTTGAGGTCGGCGGCGGAGAGCCCGTAGCGCTCGCGCAGCTCGGTCATGCGCTCCTCCAGCAGCATCAGCGTCATGCCGATGCGCTCCTCCTGGTCCTCGGTGAGGTCGCCCTGGTCCACGCGCCGCAGGGCCTGGCGCTCCATGAGCTGGCGCACCAGCTCCACCACGGTGAGCACCAGCTTGATCAGGTCGCGCTCGACCGTGTCGGGCTCGGTCTCGATCCGGTGGCGCAGCCGCTGCCGTTCGGGGCCCGCAGGCCCCCCGTCGGCCCGGTCCGGGTCCGCCGTCTCGTCCAGGGCGTCCTGGAGCCGTCCCAGGATGCCGTTCCCGCCTCCCGGAACCGTGTCGGCGTCGGCCACGCGCACGGGCGTCGGCCCCTCGGGGCTCTGCGCCGCGCGGAGCGGGTTCCCGTTCACCTCTGGCATACCGCCTCCTTCCCCCTCCCCCGGGGCCGGTCCTCACTCCTGGCGGATCCATCCGCTCAGGGGGTGACCGTGCTCCCAGGGCGAGGGCACGTTCTCGTTGATCGACGACACCAGGGCGTGCAGGGAGACCCGGACCAGGTCCACGTCGGCGATGGAGACGGTCAGGTCCCCCGAGACGACCACCCCCTTGGCCAGGACCCGGTCGAGCAGGTCCACCAGGGAGATCTCCCGGTTGGCCAGGGGGTGGTCCTCGTCCAGCATCGTGGTCAGGGAGTGGGCCTGGCCGGGGAAGCCGCCGGTGCCGGGCGGGCCGTTCCCGGCGGGGCCGGATCCGTTCACCGTGCTCACGCGCCCGCCTCCGCCGCTCGGGGGGAGGAGAAGGAGTAGGGGGCCCACGGCCCGGAGGCCTCGATCCTGGTGCCCTCCGGCGCGCGGGAGTTCAGCTCGTCCACCGCCGCGAGGAACTCCGCCACCCGCTCCCCGTCCACGAGGTAGGCGTTGTTCATGACGTTCTCGCCGGAGGCCTCCGACAGCGCGGCGTTCTGCGTCTGGTGCTGGGCGCGCGCCCGGGCCATCGCGCCCAGGACCCCGTCGGCCCGCTCGCACAGCGCGGAGGCCCGCTGCCAGGTGTCGTCGCGGCGGTCGCGCTGCTCCCTGCGCCTGCGCAGGTAGGCCTTGCCCGGGCTCTCGTCGGCGGGGGTCCGCGGCTCGGGCTGCGCGGCGGTGCGCGCGCCCGCCTCGGCGTAGACCTTCACGCCGACCTCGACCCGGTCCACGAGTTCGTCCAGGGTCGCCGCGAAGGCTTGCGCGTTCTCGCGCAGGACCTGGCGGACCCGTTCGTCCCCGCGGTAGACGGTGGCCAGCCGCAGCGGCAGGGCCACGGACCGCAGGGCCACCGCGTCCACGACGCCGTGGTGGGCGCGGGCCACCTCCTCCAGCCAGCGCAGGTCCTCCAGCTTGGCGTGGAGCGCCCGCTCGTCGAACTCGTCCAGGGGGACGGTGCTGACCGCGGCGGCCAGGTCGCCCTCGACGACGAGGTGGACGGGGTGGCCGCCCACGCCCGTCATGCCGTCGGTGGTCGCCGGGCCGAAGGGGCGGCACACCGCGTAGACGTAGCTCGCCTGCTCAGGCCGTTCCATGGTCGCCCTCCTCCCGGGCGCCGGAGCCCTCCGCGGCCGGGGTCCCGGAGCCCTCCTCGGCGAGGGGGTCCGCCTCGGCCGCGGTGACCTGCGCGGTGCGGTGCTCCTCCAGGGCCTCGATGCGCTCGCGCAGGCGCCTGTTCTCCTCGGCCAGCTCGTCGTCCTCGCGCCGCGAGGCGCGGGAGGACAGGGCCGGGTCGTGCTCCCACCAGTCGATGCCCATCTCCTTGGCCTTGTCCACCGAGGCGACGAGCAGCCGGAGCTTGACGGTGAGGAGTTCGATGTCCAGCAGGTTGATCTTGATGTCGCCCGCGATCACGACGCCCTTGTCGAGAACGCGTTCGAGTACGTCGGCGAGGTTGGCGGAGGAGGATCCGCCCGAGGAGCGGATCTGCCTCGGCTCGCCCCGCCAGGGCGTGGGTTCACTCATGCGTACCAGTTCCCTCCCGGTCCCGCGGAGCCGTCGCGGCCACGGGTCACGCGCGCACCGCCGTCGCGGCACCGGTCCGCGGGGCGGAGGCGGCCCCCGGCTCAGGAGCGCCCGTCGGCGGGCCGCTCCTCCTCGTCGGGGTACTCGCCCTCCTCTGCTTCCAGGTCCTGCTCGTCCGCCTCATCAGCGTCCTGGCCCTCAGCCTCGTCATCGAGGAACTCCTCCTCTTCCTCTTCTTCCTCTTCGCCCTCGGGCTCTTCCTCAAGCTCTTCGTCGTCCGCGGCCTCGGGCTCCTCCTCGAACCCGTCCTCGGGCTCGTCGTCGAAGATCCGGTCCTCGGGCTCGGCGTCCGCGGCCTCCGCGCTCCCGTCGTCGAGGTCGGCGAGCTCCGCCCGCTCCTCGGGGTCCAGGTCGGCGAGTTCGGCCCGCTCGTCGGGGTCCAGCTCCTCCAGCTCGGCCCACTGCTCCTCGGTGAGGTCCGCCTCCTCCAGGGCGACGGCGTCGTCGTGGGAGAGGACGACCTCGCCCTCGCGGACCTCGCCGCGCCAGCCGCGGAGTTCGGCCGCCTCGTCCCGGGGCAGCATCATGACCTGGCGCCGGTAGTGCTTGAGGTCCAGGCGCAGGCGTCTGCCCTGGGCCCGCCAGATGTTGCCCGTGCGCTCGAAGAGGCCCTTGGGGTAGTACTCCACCACCAGCAGGACGCGGGTGAGGTTCTCCCCCAGGGGGTGGAAGGTCACGACGCCCTTCATGGTGCCCTTGGCGGCCTCGGTCGACCAGGCGATCCGCTGGTCCTGGACCTGCTCGGTGACCTCGGCGCTCCAGCTGCGGCTGGACCAGAAGACCTTGCCCCTCCAGTGGGAGGAGGTGTCCCCGGTGCGCTCCGCGCTCTGCACGCCCTTGGCGAAGGAGCCGAAGTCGGGGAAGCGGGTCCACTGGTTGTAGGCCACGCGGACCGGAACGCCCACGTCGACGTCCTCGACGATGTTGACCATCTTGCCGGGCTTGCCGCCCCCTCCGGAGGAACCCGTGCCCAGGCCCTGGCCGACCTTGTCCTTGAGGCCCTTCCTGGCCTTGTCCTTGAGGCCCTTGGCCCCGCCGGTGACCACGGCGTTGACCGGGTTCTTGCCCTGGGCGAGCTTGCCGCCGACCCCGGCCGCGACGGGGGCGGCTGAGGCGCCCTCACTGGTGAGGCGCTCCACCGTGGCCCCGAGCCTGCGGGCCGCGCCGTGCACCACGCTGGTGGCCTTGGCGCTGAGGTAGTCCTGGAGGGCGTCGGCGAGCTTGGAGGTGCCCTCGTTCCTGTCGGCGGCCGACCGCAGCCGGGCCAGCGGCCCCCGGGAGTCAGTCGTCGCGGCCATCGTCGCCCCCCTTTCCGCCGGTGCCCGAGGCGCGCTTGCGCCGGGCGGGTTTGGCGGAGGCCGAGGCGCGCTTGGCGGTGCCCTTGGTCCGCGCGGCGGCTCCCTTGGTCCGGGCGGCGGTGCCCGAGGCGGCGCCCCGGGACGCCTTCGCGGCCTTGGGCCTGGTCCGGCGCTCGGGGGCGGAGTCCCCGCCCGGCTCGCCACGGGCCTCGGCGTCGCCGTCGTCCCGGGTCTCGTCCGCGTCCTCGACGGCCTCGTCCCGCGCGGCGCCGTCCTCGTCGGAGCCGTCCTCGTCGGAGCCGGAGGCGGCCCCGGCCGCGCCCTCGCGCAGGCGTTCGGTGCGGCTGTTGAGGGAGTCGGCCAGGCCGCCCGCCCACTTGCCGGCGATGTTGCCCGCCGCGGTCCTGCCGACGTTGAGCAGCTGCTCGCGGGACTGGCCCTTGAGCTCACCCACCACCGGGAGCGCGGAGACCTCCTTGAGCAGCCCCTGGGCGAGCTGTCCGGGTTTGATGTCGAGCTTCTTGGCCCCCAGGTAGAGGCCCAGCCCCAGGGCCAGCTTGAACTTCTTCCTCCGGCCCAGGACGTAGCCGCCCACTGCGGCGGCCACGATCTTCGCCGTGTCCCCCACGGGATCTCACCTCGATATCGCTATAGAAGACCTTGTTGGTACCGCTCGGCTTCCTCCAGCTGGTCCAGCAGTTCGTCCTCCGCCTGGTCGAACTCGCTCTCGGACAGCTCTCCGGCGTCGAGGCGCTCGGACAGTTCCGCCAGCTGCTGTCGGATGCGTGAGGGGTCGTACAGCTCCCGCTCCGCCGCGTCCAGGACCTGGCGCGCCGTCCAGTCGACGAACCGGACAGGCGCGGCGGGAGCGGTGAGGATCATGCTGAGGAGGCCCATGCCCCTGACTCCTGTTCGGTGTCCCCGCCCGGCGGGGTCACTGTTGGGGGGACGCCACGAAGCTGTAGGGCGGCAGGGGTCCGTTGACGCGGACCTCCATGTAGGAGGCCAGTTCCTGTTGGACCCGGGCCGCCTCGCGCAGGAAGTCCCCGGTGCGGTCCCGGTGCACGAGGAAGGAGGCGTTGGCCAGGCCGCCGTCCACGGCGGGCCAGGCGGACACGCGCTCGGCCAGTCCTTCCAGGGGCTTCAGGACGGCCTCGGCGTCACGGCGCCTCAGCTCCTCCACCGCCTGGGAGACCTGCTCCCCGAAGGCCATCCGTTCGGCGGGGGTGCCTCCCCCGGCCGCCTTGAGCTCCTCGTTGCGGGCCCGCAGCCCCTCGTCGGCGCGCAGCACGGCGCGCAGGGCGGCCTCCTCGTTGTGGCTGGCCTTGACGTTGAACTCCACCCGGCCCTGGAGCTGGTCCAGGAGCACGGAGTAGTGGTCGGCGAAGCGGGCCAGCTCGGCGGCGACCGCGTCGTCGTCCTCGCTCACCGCGCCGAAGCGCAGGGGCAGGACGCCGCGGGCCTGGGCCAGGTCCTGGAGCACGTTCTGGTGCGCCTCCAGGTCGCGCCGCTTGGCGCGCAGGCCCTCGGGGGCGTCGCTGACCGCGGCGGCCACGCCGTAGGCGCGGACGAAGCGCACCGGCGCCGCGTCCTGGCCAACCCCGGACAGTTTGACGCCGTCGAGGGACTCGTCGTCGCGGACGATCCCGTAGACGTAGGTGCTCACTCCTCGCCCTCCTTCTTGGCGGAGGAGCGCCGGCGGGCGCGCGCGGGCTGCTTCTCCTGTTCGTCGGACTGTCCCTTGGAGAAGGACTCGGAGATGGCCTCGGCCGCACCGGAGAGCGCGCCCTTGGACTTGCTGCGCGCGCCCTTCTCCATGCCGCTGTCGAGCAGGTCGGGGAGTCCGGCCCCGCCGCTGCTGGTCAGGTCGAGGCGGTTGCACGCCTCGGCGAAGCGCAGGTAGGTGTCGACGCTGGCGACCACGATGCGCACGTCGACGGTGAGGAGTTCGATGCCCACGAGGGAGACCCTGGCGAACACGTCGATCACCAGTCCCTTGTCGAGGATGAGATCGAGGATCTCGTAGAGGTTGCCGGAGCTGCGGCCGCCTCCGGATGACTGCTGCATCACCGTCATCGGAATCATGCTCCTTTCGTCGGTGAGGTTGTGGGGGGCAGGCTCCCCGTCCGCCCGGGGTCGGCCGGGCTCAGCCGTCGGAGCGACCGCGGGTGTAGCGCTTGCCGCGCTTGTACCCCTCGATCTCCCCGTCGGCGTCGAGTTCCACGGAATACGTGGCCAGCAGGCTCACCGTGTCCGGAACCCGGCGCAGTTCGAGTACTTCGAGGGTCAGGTCCCAGCCGTCTCCGGATCGTTGGAACCCGGAGACGCCCTCGACCTCCAGCCCGGTCACTTCCTCGAACTGCTCCTGGGCCTCGCGCAGACGCTGCATCATCGTCTTGCGTCGTCCCTCGCGCGGAGGGGAACCGTCGTCCTTGCTGTCCTGACTCATGGATCTCCTGGCCGTCGGCCATTATCCGAATTTCTCTTGCCATGCCCTTGGCTTGACCCACTACCGAGAAAGACCGGGACAAAACCTCCCCGAGGTCAAGGCGGGGGAAAACGGGCCGGCCGGGAACGCCCGGGCCGGGGAACCAGGGGAACGCGGGAACGCCCGGGGAACTCGGGGACGCGGGGGCTCCGCGTGTTCCACGGGTCGCGGGAAAGCGGGGATACGGGAGGGTCTCCAGGCGCCCCGGCCCCGGAAAACGCGGCACGGGAAAACTCCCGCGGGAATGTTCAGGACCGCAACCTCTTAACAGGAAAGGAAAACCGCGCTGCGACGCCGAAGGCTCCTCACCCCGCGCGCAGGAGGCGGAGCAGGGCGTGCGCCTCGTCCGCCAGCGCGTCACGGCACGGAGCCAGGTACGCCCGCGGATCGGTCAGGTCGGGCCGTTCGTCGAGCCGCGCGCGCAGCGCCCCGGAGAAGGCGTCGTTGAGCCGCGTGGCGATGTTGACCTTGGTCATGCCGCTGTCCACCGCCTTGACCAGGTCGGCGTCGGCGACCCCCGACGACCCGTGCAGCACCAGCGGCACGGGGACCGCCCGGTTCAGGCGGCCGATGAGCTCGTGGTCCACCCGGGCGTCGCGGGTGCGCATCGCGTGCGAGGTGCCGACCGCGACGGCCAGCGAGTCCACCCCGGTCGCGCGGACGAACTCCGCCGCCTCCTCGGGCCGGGTGCGCGCGCCCGGGGCGTGGACGCCGTCCTTGCCGCCGACCTCGCCGAGTTCGGCCTCCACCGCGACGCCGCGGGTGTGGCAGTAGCCGACCACCGCGCGGGTGGCCGCGACGTTGTCCTCGTAGTCCAGCGCGGAGGCGTCGAACATGACGCTGGTGACGCCCAGCTCGATCGCCTCGCGTACGAGCGGGACGTCGGTGGCGTGGTCGAGGTGGACGGCGGTCGGCACGGCCGCCTCGCGGGCGGCGGCGAGCGTGGCCAGCGCGAGGGGGGCCAGCGCCCCGTGGTAGCGCACGCAGTTCTGGCTGATCTGGAGGACGACGGGGGCCGCGGCGCGCTCGGCTCCGGCGATCAGCGCCTCGACGTGCTCCAACAGGACGACGTTGAAGGCGCCGACGCCCCCGCGTCGGGCGACGGCCCGCTCCAGCAGCGTGGTGATCCCAACGAGTGTCATGCGTACTCCTCGACGTGCACGGTGGGCAGGAACGCGCGGTAGGCCCGCGGGTCGGCCTCTCCCGCGGTGGGGGCGAGCACGGCGGCGGCGCCGAGCGCGGCGGCGCGGGCCAGGGTCCGGGGCCAGGGGTCGGCGGCGGCCGTGCCCAGGGCTATCGCGGCGGCCGCCGCGTCCCCGGCTCCGGTCGGGTTGCCGGTCACGCCCGGGACCGCGCCCGCCCGCCACCCCCGGTCGCCGTGGAAGGCCAGCAGGCCCCGGCTCCCGAGGGAGACGACCACGCTGCGGGCCCCGGCCCGCAGCAGTTGGCGGGCGGCGTCGGCGCCGCATCCGCCGGTGGTGGCGCGCAGCTCGTCCGCGTTCGGTTTGACCACCGCGGCCCCGGCCGCCGCCGCGGCCAGCAGCGCCGGGCCGGTGGCGTCGACGACGGCGGGAACGCGCGCCCGCGCGGCGACGCGCACCAGTTCCGCGTACAGGTCGTCCGGTGCGCCCGGGGGCAGGCTGCCGGAGAGCACGAGCGCGCGGGCGCCGGTCAGCGCGTCGCGCACCGCCTCCGTCAGCGCGGCCCGTTCCCGGGCGCTCAGCGGCGGGCCCGGTTCGTTGAGGACCGTGGTGTCGGTGCCCACGACGGTCAGGGTGCGCCGGGTCGTGCCCTCGATGGGCACCACCCGCAGACGGTGCCCGTCCCCGGTCAGGGCGCGGGCGATCCACCGGCCGGTCGGTCCGCCGAGGGGGGCGACCGCGAGCGTGGGCTCGCCGAGCCCGCGCAGGACCCGGGACACGTTGAGGCCCTTGCCGCCCGGGCGCTCCCACACGCGCGAGACCCGCAGGGAGCGGCCCGGTACGAGGGCGTCGACCTCGTAGGTCGTATCGACGGCGGGGTTGGCGGTGACGGTGACGATCACGTGCTCCTCCCGGAGGCCGCAGGTGTGCGGCGGTCGCGGCCGCGGACGGCCCGGGGTGTGCGGTCGCGGCCGGGGAAGACCCGGGGCTCGGTCCGGGCGCGGTCACGGTCGCCGGTCGTGTTCACGGGCGCTCCAGCAGTTCCCGGGCCAGCAGCGCCGCGCCCAGGCACCCGGCCTCGTCGCCCAGCGCGGCGGGGACCACGTCCGGACGCCGGTGGAAGGTCAGGCGGGCTTCGAGCCGTTCGCGCAGCGGGGCGAGCAGCAGTTCGCCGGACCGGGCCAGACCGCCGCCGACCACGATGACCCGCGGGGCGAGCACGGCGCTGATCCAGGAGAGGCCGAGCGCCAGGGCGTCCACGGCCTCGTCCCACACCCGCCTGGCGTCGGGGTCGCCCCGTACGAGGAGGTCGGCCACCTCACGGGCCTCCCGGGTGGGCCGCCCCGTGCGCTCGGCGTAGCGGCGGGCGATGGCCGCGGCCGAGGCGATCGCCTCCAGGCACCCGGTGGCGCCGCAGGCGCACGGCCCGCCGTGGCCCACGTCCACGTGTCCCATCTCGCCCGCGAAGCCGCCCGCGGTGTGCGCCCGCCCGCCCAGGAGCAGGGCCGCCGACAGGCCGGTGCCGATGGGGACGAAGACGGCGTCCTCGTGGCCGCGCGCGGCGCCGAGCCGCTGTTCGGCCAGGCCTCCGGCGGCCACGTCGTGCCCGAGGGCGACGGGCAGCCCGCAGCGCTCGGCGAGCCGGTCGCGTACCGGCACGTCGCGCCAGAGGAGGTTCTCCGACCACACCGCCACCCCGCGCCCGACGTCGACGATGCCGGGGACGACCGCCCCGACCGCCGCGACCGGGGCGTCCCGGGACGCGGAGCGCAGCTCCCCGACGAGGGCGGCGGCGGTGTCGATCACGGCCTCGGCGACGCGGGGTCCCGTGGGCGTGGGCGTCCTGCGGGCGAGGAGCACCCTGTGGTCGGCGTCCACGAGGGCCGCCTTGGTCAGGGTTCCGCCGACGTCGACGGCGACGACGGCGCTCACGTCGGCTCGTCCGCGAGGACGACCGAACGGGTGAGGTTGCGGGGCCGGTCCGCGTCGAGCCGCCGCCGTTCGGCGAGGGCGACGGCCAGGCGCTGGGCCACGACGAGGTCGGCCAGAGGATCCAGGTCGCTGGCGCGGAAGGCGGCGCCGGTGGCCTCGACCTCGGCGGCCAGGCCCGCGGGCGGCTCGCCGAAGGACCACACGAGCCGTCCCGGCTCGGCGATGGTGAGGGGGCCGTGGCGGTACTCCATCGCCGGGTAGGCCTCCGTCCACATCCGCGCCGCCTCACGCGACTTCAACGCCGCCTCGTGCGCCAAGCCCACCGTCCACCCCCGGCCGAGGAAGGTGATCTGTTCGGCGCGGACCAGGGGGTCCAGCGGGGCCTCCAGGGCCCGCTCGCCGTCGCGGGCGAAGCGCTCGACGTCGTGGCCCAGGTGGGCGCGCAGCAGGGCGAGCGCCGTCGTGGCGTAGCGGGTCTGCACCACCGACCTCTCGTCGGCGAAGTCCAGCACCACGCTCAGGTCGGCGAGTTCGGTGACCGGCGAGCCGGGCACGGCGGTGATCACGGTGGTGGGCACGTCCCGGGCCGCCCTGAGCAGGTCCGTGACCTCGGTCGTCGTGCCGGAGCGGCTGATGGCCACGACGCGGTCGTAGGAGCGGCCGGGCGGCACCTCCGAACCCGGGAACGCGTCGGTCCCGCCCTGCCCGGCCCGCTCGCGCAGGGCGGCGTAGGACATCGCGACGAACCAGGACGTGCCGCAGCCGACGACGGCCGTGCGCTCCCCCGGACGCGGCAGCGCGGGTTCGGCGGACGCCAGCGCGTCCGCGACGCGCCGCCAGCACTGCGGCTGGCTGGCGATCTCCGCGGTGACATGGGTGTTCATCTAGGATCTCCCTTGCTGGCTGCGGGGCCCTCGCGCCCGCCGCGGGGAGCGGCCCGGCGCCCTCGTCCGGACGCCGGATCCCCGTCCCCGCCCGCGGCCCCGTTCGCGGTGTGTCCCGCCGTGCGCCCCGCTGCCGGGTCGGGTAGGAGTGCTGTGACGGCCCGTCCTCCGCGTGCGGTGCGCGACGACGCGCACGAAGCATCGTTAGCCTGATTGTTTTTGATCGATATAGTCGGTTAACAGTCAGATTGGATCAACAGTTTGTCCTTGGGGGACGTCATGGACCGCCACCAGCGTTTGACGGCTGTGCTCGAACTGCTCTCCGAGCGCGGGTCCCTCTCCGTCGACGAGGCGGTGGAGGAGCTGGGGGTCTCCCCGGCCACCGTCCGGCGCGACCTCGACCACCTGGAGCAGCAGCAGCTCCTGACCCGCACGCGGGGCGGCGCCCTGGCCTCCTCCGTCTCCTACGACCTGCCGCTGAGCTACAAGGCCGCCCGGCACGCCGAGGAGAAGGAGCGCATCGCCCAGGCGATCGCGGACCTGGTCCCCCCGGGTTCGGTCGTCGGCCTCAACGGCGGCACCACGACCACCCAGGTGGCGCGCGCCCTGGCCCTGCACGAGAGCTTCCGCGGCGAGGACCCCGGGCGCGGCCTGACCGTGGTGACCAGCGCGCTCAACATCGCCACCGAACTCCTGGTGCGCCCCCACATCAAGGTGGTCGTCGTGGGCGGGGTCGTGCGCCCCCGCTCCTACGAGCTGGTGGGGCCGCTCGCCGAGCGGGTCCTGGAGACGCTCTCCCTGAACGTGGCCGTGATCGGGGCCGACGCCGTGGGCGCCGACATCGGCGCCATGGCCTTCGACGAGGACGAGGCCGCCGCCAACACGCTGCTCGCCCGGCGCGCCGAGCGGGTCATCGTGGCCGCGGACAGCCACAAGATCGGCCAGCGGGCCTTCGCCCGGATCCTGCCGGTCGCCGGTATCGACGTCCTGGTGACCGACAAGGACGCGGACCCCGACGTCGTGGACGGCTTCACCAGGGCCGGGGTCGAGGTCGTCCAGGCCTGAACCGCGGCCCGGGCCTGAGGGACTCACGGGCCGTTCCTTCCGTCCAGCGGCCGGTAGCCGACCCCGAGGGCGTCCAGGCGCTCCAGGTGCGCGCGCAGCCGGGCGAGGAAGTCGGCGCGGTCGTGGCCGCGCTCGCCCGGCTGGCGCCAGACGGCCTCGGCGAAGGCGCACAGGCGGGGGAAGAGCATGTACTCGGTGTGCTCCTCGGTGGCCACGTACTCGGTCCACATCTGGGCCTCGGCGCCGACGACGCGCCGGGCGGCCTCCCCGTCCAGCGCGGCGGGCACCGGTTCGAAGTCGAAGACGGTGGACAGCGGCACGAAGCCGCCGCCGAAGGCGAGGGGCTCGGCCGCGGTGTCCTCGTCCTGGTAGTAGTCGAGGTACACGTGGCTGGTGGGCGCCATGACCGTCTCGTGGCCGAGCCGGGCCGCGGCCTCGCCCCTCTCCTGCTCGCGCCAGGCCATCACCGCCACGTCGGCGGGGAGCGCTCCCCCGTCCAGGACCTCGTCCCAGCCCACCAGCGTGCGGCCGTGCTCGGCCAGGAACGCGGCGATGTACCCGGTGAACCAGCCCTGGAGCTCCTCCTCGTCCGCGAGC is drawn from Nocardiopsis dassonvillei subsp. dassonvillei DSM 43111 and contains these coding sequences:
- a CDS encoding 1-phosphofructokinase family hexose kinase, encoding MIVTVTANPAVDTTYEVDALVPGRSLRVSRVWERPGGKGLNVSRVLRGLGEPTLAVAPLGGPTGRWIARALTGDGHRLRVVPIEGTTRRTLTVVGTDTTVLNEPGPPLSARERAALTEAVRDALTGARALVLSGSLPPGAPDDLYAELVRVAARARVPAVVDATGPALLAAAAAGAAVVKPNADELRATTGGCGADAARQLLRAGARSVVVSLGSRGLLAFHGDRGWRAGAVPGVTGNPTGAGDAAAAAIALGTAAADPWPRTLARAAALGAAAVLAPTAGEADPRAYRAFLPTVHVEEYA
- a CDS encoding ROK family protein, with amino-acid sequence MSAVVAVDVGGTLTKAALVDADHRVLLARRTPTPTGPRVAEAVIDTAAALVGELRSASRDAPVAAVGAVVPGIVDVGRGVAVWSENLLWRDVPVRDRLAERCGLPVALGHDVAAGGLAEQRLGAARGHEDAVFVPIGTGLSAALLLGGRAHTAGGFAGEMGHVDVGHGGPCACGATGCLEAIASAAAIARRYAERTGRPTREAREVADLLVRGDPDARRVWDEAVDALALGLSWISAVLAPRVIVVGGGLARSGELLLAPLRERLEARLTFHRRPDVVPAALGDEAGCLGAALLARELLERP
- a CDS encoding SIS domain-containing protein, which produces MNTHVTAEIASQPQCWRRVADALASAEPALPRPGERTAVVGCGTSWFVAMSYAALRERAGQGGTDAFPGSEVPPGRSYDRVVAISRSGTTTEVTDLLRAARDVPTTVITAVPGSPVTELADLSVVLDFADERSVVQTRYATTALALLRAHLGHDVERFARDGERALEAPLDPLVRAEQITFLGRGWTVGLAHEAALKSREAARMWTEAYPAMEYRHGPLTIAEPGRLVWSFGEPPAGLAAEVEATGAAFRASDLDPLADLVVAQRLAVALAERRRLDADRPRNLTRSVVLADEPT
- a CDS encoding DeoR/GlpR family DNA-binding transcription regulator, producing the protein MDRHQRLTAVLELLSERGSLSVDEAVEELGVSPATVRRDLDHLEQQQLLTRTRGGALASSVSYDLPLSYKAARHAEEKERIAQAIADLVPPGSVVGLNGGTTTTQVARALALHESFRGEDPGRGLTVVTSALNIATELLVRPHIKVVVVGGVVRPRSYELVGPLAERVLETLSLNVAVIGADAVGADIGAMAFDEDEAAANTLLARRAERVIVAADSHKIGQRAFARILPVAGIDVLVTDKDADPDVVDGFTRAGVEVVQA